Genomic segment of Thiomonas sp. FB-Cd:
CATGGGCTGCCCGGCGAAGAAGGTGTGCAGCCGCTGGGCTGGATCCGCGCTGATGCAGGACGAGGCGCAGGCGCTGCGCATCATCGAAGCCGTGGTCGCGGCCGCGCACCCGCTAGGCGTGCCCGTCACGCTGAAAATGCGCACGGGATGGTGCGCCATCGCGCGCAATGCCCCGCGCATCGCACGCGCTGCGCAAGACGCCGGCGTGGCCATGATCGTGGTCCACGGCCGCACGCGTGACCAAGGCTATGGCGGCCTGGCCGAATACGAGACCGTGGCCGCCATCAAGCGCGCACTGCACATTCCCGTCGTGGCCAACGGCGACATCGACTCGGCGGCCACGGCGCACGGCGTGCTGGCGGCCACCGGGGCCGATGCGGTGATGATCGGCCGCGCGGCTCTGGGCAAGCCCTGGCTGCTCGGGCACATCGCCCAGGCGCTTGCCACCGGGGCCGAGCCGCCGCCGCCCCCGTGCTGGCAACAGGGCCTGTGGCTGCTCGAGCATCTGCGCGCACACCACGCGTTCTATGGCGACGCCGGCGTGAAGACCGCGCGCAAGCACGTGGGCTGGGCCGTGGCCGAACTGCCGGGCGGCGCGGCCTTTCGCGCGCACTTCAACCAACTCACCCAGGCTACGGCGCAGATCGATGCCGTGACCGCCTATTTCGACGCGCTGCAAGACGGCAGCGCAACTCCTTATCCTCTGGCTGCGTAATGAGCAAGAAATCACCGCTTGAGCAATGTGTGATCGATGGCCTGGAAACGTACTTCCGGGACTTGAACGGCACCGAACCGCACGGCATCCACGCCATGGTCATGCAGACCGTGGAAAAGCCCCTGTTGGCCACCGTGATGCGCCATGCGCAAGACAACCAGTCGCTTGCAGCCGATTGGCTTGGCATCAACCGCAACACGCTGCGCAAGAAGCTCAAGGATCACAAGCTCATCAAGTGAGCCGCGCGCACCCGCCCTCCACCACGGCGCCGTGATGCCCGCCTCGCATCGTCCGCTCGCCGAATCTGACCTCCTATTCGTATGTACGCACTCATCTCCGTATCCGACAAGACCGGCGTGCTTGACCTCGCCCGCCGCCTGCACGCCAAGGGCGTCGCGCTGCTGTCCACCGGTGGCACGGCCAAACTGCTCGCCGAGGCCGGCCTGCCTGTCACGGAGGTCGCCACGCACACCGGCTTTGCGGAAATGCTCGACGGGCGTGTGAAGACCTTGCACCCCAAGGTGCATGGCGGCCTGCTGGCGCGCCGCGATGTGCCTGCGCACATGCAGGCCATCGCCGAGCATGGGATCCCGGCCATCGACTGGCTGGTGGTCAACCTGTACCCCTTTGAAGCCACCGTGGCCAAACCGGGCTGCACGCTGGAGGACGCCATCGAAAACATCGACATCGGCGGCCCGGCCATGGTGCGCTCGGCTGCGAAGAACTGGCAAGGTGTGACCGTGCTCACCGACGCTGCGCAATATGAGCATGCGCTTGCCGAGTTTGAAGCGCACGAGGCGGTCTCGCAGGCCACGCGCTTCGCGCTGGCGGTGGCTGCCTTCAACCGGATCGCCCAGTACGACGCGGCCATTTCCAACTACCTCTCGGCCCTGCAGCCGGGCGGCACGCTGGCGGCCTACCCGGCGCAGCTCAACTCCAGTTTCGTCAAGCTGCAGGATCTGCGCTACGGGGAGAATCCGCACCAGACGGCGGCCTTCTACCGCGACCTGGACCCCGCCCCGGGCTCCCTGCCCACGGCGCACCAGCTCCAAGGCAAGGAGCTGTCGTACAACAACATCGGGGACGCCGACGCGGCGTGGGAATGCGTCAAGAGTTTTGCCGCCTGCGCCTGCGTCATCGTCAAGCACGCCAACCCCTGCGGCGTGGCGCTGGCCGAGACGCCCGAGGCAGCCTACCGCAAGGCGTTCGCCACCGACCCCACGTCGGCCTTCGGCGGCATCATTGCCTTCAATCGCGCCGTGGACGAAGCCACAGCGCGTGCTGTGAGCGGCCAGTTCGTCGAAGTCCTCATCGCCCCGGCCTACACGCCCGAGGCACTGGCCGCACTGGCAGCCAAGGCCAATGTGCGTGTGCTCACCATTGAGCTGTCAGGCGTCGATCCTCGGGGTGCCACGCCCTGGGCACGCGGTCAGAATGCGCGGGACGTCAAACGCGTGAACTCGGGCCTCCTGGTGCAGACGGCTGACAACGCGGTCATCACGGCAGCCGACCTCAAGGTCGTCACCCGGCGCGCCCCGAGCGCCGCCGAGATTGCCGATCTGCTGTTTGCCTGGACGGTGGCCAAGTTCACCAAGTCCAACGCCATCGTGTTCGCCCGCGATGGCCAGACCCTTGGCGTGGGTGCGGGGCAGATGAGCCGCGTCGACTCCACCCGCATCGCCACCATCAAGGCCGCCAACGCGGGGCTGGACGTGGCAGGCAGTGCCGTGGCCTCGGATGCGTTCTTCCCCTTCCGCGACGGTGTGGACGTGCTCGCCGCGGCTGGCGCCAAAGCCGTGATCCAACCGGGCGGCTCGATGCGTGACGCCGAGGTCATCGCGGCCGCCGATGAGCACGGACTGGCCATGGTGGTCACCGGCGTGCGGCATTTCCGGCACTGAAAACACGCGGGTCAGGCCACGGGGCGTTTGAGCCCGCGCATTGCGCGCCCTGTTTGCACGACCACATCAGGCCATAATGCGCCATGCGCATCCTCGGTATTGACCCCGGGCTCAACACGACCGGCTACGGCTGCATTGACAGCGGCGGGCAGCGCCTGCATTACCGCAGCAGCGGCGCCATCCGCATTCCCCGCGGCACGCTGCCGCAGCGGCTCAAGACGCTGTTCGAGGGCGTCAGCACGGTGGCGCAACAGGCACAGGCCGACGTGGCGGTGGTCGAGATCGTCTTCGTCAACGTCAATCCGCAGTCCACCTTGCTGCTGGGCCAGGCGCGCGGCGCGGCGATTGCGGCGCTGGTTTCCAGCGGGATGCCGGTGGTGGAGTACACCGCGCTGCAACTGAAGAAATCCATCGTGGGTTATGGGCGCGCGAGCAAGGCGCAAATGCAGGAGATGGTGATGCGACTGCTCGCGCTGCCCGGGCAGCCGGGCCCGGATGCGGCCGACGCCCTGGGCCTGGCCATCTGTCATGCGCATGCCCAGCGCGGGCTGGCGGCGTTGCGCCAAGCCGACGCAGGGCAAAACGCGGCCGCGGCTGCGCCCCCACCCACCGCGCAGCCCCGAGCGGGATCCCTGACCGCAGCCCAGTTGCGGGGCATGCAGGTGCGGCGCGGACGATTGATCGGATGATGCAAGCCGACCCTGCGTGCGCCGCGCAGCTGACGCCGGGCGTGGCCCCCAAAGGCCCTGCGATTGACGCACCGCACCGTTTTTGATAACGTACGGGGGTCATGAACCTGCACGTGTCCCCCATGCACACCTCGGCCGCAGCGCTTGCGGCAATGCAGCGCGCCCAGATGCTGCGCCTGCTACGGGTGGATGTCGAGCGGCGACTGCGCCCAGCGCGCACCTGAACTCGCCTCTTCGACCCGTTGCCCCTTCGGGGGCTTGTGCGCCAGCCTTCGGCGCGAGCAGCAGCCCTCGGCATGTCTTGCCCTCGCTCTGCACCCTTTCCGGAATGTGCCATGCATGCCACAACGCCCAGCCTCTTGCTGCGACTACCCATCGGCAGCCAGGCCTTGTGCGTGCGACAGTCTGGCTGCCCCGGGTCGCGAACCCATGGGTGTGCAAGCCATACCCATCACTCTGCCTGAATACCTGATTTGCTGGAGATTGCCGCCATGTTGAACCATCCTCACACCAAGTACCGCCCGATGCCGCCCGTGGGCCTACGCGACCGCACCTGGCCCGATCAGGTCATCAGCAAGCCGCCCATCTGGATGAGCACCGACTTGCGCGATGGCAACCAGGCGCTGTTCGAGCCGATGGATGCCCAGCGCAAGATGCGCATGTTCAAGATGCTGTGCGCCATCGGCATCAAGCAGATCGAGGTTGCCTTCCCCTCGGCGTCGCAGACGGATTTCGACTTCGTGCGCGAACTCGTCGAAGGCGGCCACATTCCCGACGACGTGACCATCGAAGTGCTGACCCAGGCGCGTGAAGACCTCATCCGGCGCACCTTCGACTCCGTGCAAGGGGCCAAGCAGGCCATCGTGCATGTGTACAACGCCACAGCACCCAATTTCCGTCGCATCGTGTTCAACGTCGACGAAGCCGGCTGCACGCAGATCGCCGTCAACGCCGCGCGCCTCATCAAGCAGCTCGCTGCCGAGCGCCCTGAAACCCGCTGGACCTTCCAGTACAGCCCCGAGGTGTTCAGCGGCTCCGAACTGCCCTTCGCCGCTGCGGTGTGCAATGCCGTCACCGAGGTGTGGCAGCCCACGCCCGAGCACAAGATCATTTTCAACCTGCCCGCTACGGTGGAGATGAGTACGCCCAACATCTACGCCGACCAGATCGAGTGGATGCACCGCCATCTCAATCGCCGCGACAGCATCGTCCTGTCGGTGCACCCGCACAATGATCGCGGCTGCGCGGTGGCGGCCGCCGAGCTTGCGGTGATGGCCGGGGCCGACCGTGTCGAGGGCTGTCTGTTCGGCAACGGCGAGCGCACAGGCAACGTGGACCTCGTGACCCTGGCCCTGAACCTGTACTCGCAGGGCATTCACCCCGGACTGGACTTTTCCAACATCAACGCCATTGCCCGCACGGTGGAAGACTGCAACCAGTTGCCCATCCATCCGCGTCACCCCTACGTGGGCGATCTGGTGTTCACCGCGTTTTCGGGCTCGCACCAGGACGCGATCAAGAAGGGGCTGGCCGCGCAAGATCCCAAGGGCATCTGGGAGGTTCCCTATCTGCCCGTGGATCCGGCTGACCTCGGTCGCGCCTACGACTCGGTCATCCGCGTCAACAGCCAGTCCGGCAAGGGCGGCATCGCCTACCTGCTCGAATCAGCCTATGGCCTGGTGATGCCCCGGCGCCTTCAGGTCGAATTCAGCGGTGTGGTGCAACAGCACACCGATGCCACCGGCGCCGAAGTCACCGCCCAGGAACTGTGGGCGATGTTCAACGCGGAATACGTGCAGGCGGCGCAGCCGCTGCATTACGTGGCCCATCACCTCAACGAGCATGGCCAGCAACAGGGTATCCGCTTGGAGCTCGAGGTGGGTGGCAAGCGCCTGGTGCTGCGCGGCGAAGGCAACGGCCCGATCGACGCCGCGGTGCAGGCGCTGCATCTCCCGCTCGTGGTCCATAGCTACGAAGAGCGCGCATTGGGCCTGGGTTCGGGCGCGCGCGCGGTGGCCATGGTGGAACTGGCCATGGAAGGCATGCCGGCCACAACCTTCGGCGTGGGGATCGACCCCAATATCGTCACCGCATCGATCCGCGCCATCGTCTCGGGCGCCAACCGGTTGCTGGCGCGCGCGGACACGACGGAGCGCGAGACGCTGCTCAAGGGCCTGCAAGCCAAGCTCAAAGCCGTGGCCTGAAGGCAGGCCCGGGGCCAGCAGCGGTTGGCTTCACCCACGAAGCCAACCGCTGCTGGCCCCCCGACCGATTGGCTTCCACCCCACGCCCCGGGCGCTGACAGCGTCATGAACTCTCCCGCCGCTAAACGCATGGCGTTGTAGCGGGGGTTTCGCGGGTCAAGGACCTGGACTTGCCACGTTGCCGTGGCAGAGGTTTGGGTCTCGCCGCCACGCCCGTCCCAGACGTGTCCTGCGTGTTGAATGCGTCGATGAGCACCACCATTGCGCTGTTCTGGTCGCGCGGCGCCGTATGCCCGCACGGGCACACATGCATGCGTTGGCTCAGCGTCTTGGGAACGAGTTCCCAGCACGCCGCGCAGCGCTGCGACGGTTTGAGCTGGCGCGTGTTGCTCAGATGCAGCCGCGTACCAGCTTCTTCCGCTTTGTACGCGAGCATCGGATGCGCCATGCCGAACCCTGCCGAGAGGATCTCCCGGTTGAGTCCGGCCTTTTGCCGCACGCGACGGCCCGGTGCATCCACCGTGCCCTTCGCGCTGCGGCTCATGGTCTTCGGGGCCAATTGCTCAGTCGCCAGGACGGCGCATTGCCGCACCATCCTGGTTGTTTCCTTGTGCACGAAGTCCCGGCGCCGATTGCCGATACGCTCGTGCAGCCGGGCGATGCGACGCCCGAGCCGTTTGAAGCGTAGCGATCCCTTCTTCTTCCTGGCGCGCTGCCGCTGCAGCGCGGCAAGGCGCGGCAGTTCCTCGCGCAGCCAGCGCGGGTTGCCGATAGTCCGTCCATCATCGAACGTCGCCCAGTCGTTGATCCCGAAATCCACCCCGCGGCGCTGATCGCCCGTGCGCCGGCGCGCACAGGTCGACTCGGGCACGCGCAGCGTCACCGACACGAACCACCCACCACCTTTGCGCGTGAGGGTGATGTCGTTGGGTTTTGCCTCAACCCCGAAGCGGTGACGCCCGCGCGCCCGGACGGACAGGGCCGTGTCTCCACTGCCGATGCGCAGCGTGGCACCACGGCCGCCGTGCTGCATGAGCTTCCAGCCAGCCGGGTCGGGATAGGCAAAGCCCGCGAACCGCTTCGCGGCCTTGAACCGCGGGAATCCGGGCGTCTGCCCCGCCTTGACGCGACGAAAGAACGACTGGAAGGCGAGATCCAGCCGCCGCAGCGTCTGCTGCAAGGCGTGGCTGCCGAGTTCGTTGAGCTCAGGCCGATCCGCCTTGATCTGCGGCAATGCGTTCTGCTACGCGTAATAGCTGATGGATTTGCCGGCCTTGCGCCAGGCGTCGATGCGCTCTTCCAGCGCCGCGTTGTACAACTCGCAGTGCAGCCGCGTCCAAGCCTCAAGCCGCGCAGCTTGCGCGGCATTGGGATACAGCTTGAGCGTGACTTTGCGCCGTTGCAGACTGGTATTTTATCCAGCCTGGAGAGGAACAACAAGCGAAACCCGCCCGCTTGACCCCCTCCTGCCCGGTCGGCTTCGCCTGAGCGACGCTGTGCGTCGGGCCGGGCGAGGAAGGGGAATGCGCGAGCATGTGTTCAGGCGCAGGTGACGGGGAGGTGCCGGTCGGAGACCTTGGCTTCCCACGGGAAACCTTACGAAGGGCGCCCCAGGTCTATCCACTCCTGGGTCTTGCCCATGGGCAGCCGATACCGAGCGCAGTTGTAGGGCTCCAGATGCTGCAACTCAGCCTTGAGCATGGCATTGAAGACTGCGCTATCAGCGTCGGGTATCGAAAGGCTCGTGACGGCCTGGTCCAGGCGGGCTCCGAAATACACAATCTTGCGAATAGCCTCGCCGAGTTGCTCTCGGTAGCGCAATCGCATCGGGTCAGGCCCACCCATCGACTCGACCACGACCTGATACTTCTCGATGGAACGGCGATAGGTCCACTCAAAAAGCTCGACTGCTAGCGTCACGTCCAGGCGCTCATAGACGCCTAGCATGGCAAGCGCATAGTCCTGTTGCCCAACGTCAAGAAACGAAAGCGGCGCGCAGTTTGCCAGTATGTAAGGCATGTTCGCTGCCAAACGACTCGTTCGCTTGTTGCCGTCCACGAAAGGCTGGAGGTATGCGATATTCACCCATAAATAGAACGAGGCCTCTACCGGATTGCGAATTTGACGCGCCTTGTCGACGATGTGCCCGAGCATTTCTTCGAGAAGATTGGGAACCTGGCTGGGAACGTAGACGGTGTCTTGAATGTTGACGATTTTCTTGCGGATGGCGCCGAGGTCCGCTGGGTCCGCCAGCAGGTCGCGCATGAGCAGGCTTTGAATGTTCCGAACGACTGGAACGGTGATGCCCTCCGTCGGCACCGCATCGACAAGGAATTCGATGGTCTCCTTGTGGTTCAGGAGCATCGTTGCGTCTCTATCATCAGCTTCCGAACGCCCCTTCTCAAACAGGTGGCGCGTGTCCAAGAGGCTCTTGCGATTGCCCTCAAGCCGCGAGGAGAACCACGAGAGGTCGATGAGCAGTTGCTCCAAGACCTTGCGAGCGTATGTTCCTGCGGGCAACTGGTCCTTTGACCTGCCAGCCTCATACAACTCGTTGGCAAGGAGCGCAGGCAGGAACGAAGACGCGTTCGGCTTGTAGTTGTCGACGAATGACCGCTGGTAGGTGACGGGCTTCCTCGTCCCCACTGGTTCCGACAGTTGAGCCACGAGCGCACGTGCCTGCGGGCTCCACGGCAACGCTTGCTGAGGCTGTTCCGGGGTGCTCAGAGGGCGCTCGCCCGCGGCGGTCATTTCTGGGTAAACCGCTCCGGCTGCCTCTGGTATCCGGTAGACGATGGCGCGACCGGCGCCGTGCCTTTCGAGACGACCCGTCTTCGCAAGGTTGGCCAATGCACGGTTAACCGTGGCCCGGGGGCGACCAAGATGGGACTCGATGGCGCCTGCAGAGACTCCTGCAGAGCTCCCGCCCTGGCGTTGAGCCACGTACGCGACGATGGCAGTGAGAAGGTCCTCCTTGGGCATGAATTCCCGCAATGAAGTGCATCCTATCATTTATTTTATCATAATTCCGCAATCTTATCAAAATAGTGACAAGAAAAAGCGAACGTGATAGGTTTTTGATAGAAAAACAATTTCGTATCGAGAAATGACAAGAATGAACTCTCCCGCCACTACAACCGCGCAAGCGGTTTAGTGGCGGGAGAGTTCATTAGCCAGATTCAGAATCCCTCGGTGGATGTGAACAGCCCGACCCGCAGATCCTTGGCTATGTAGATTTCGCGACCGTCGACCCGCATGATCCCGTCGCCAATGCCCATCACCAGGCGGTGATTGATCACGCGCTTGAGATCGATCTGGTATGTCACCAGCTTGGCCGTGGGCAGAACCTGACCGGTGAACTTCACCTCCCCTACGCCCAAGGCGCGGCCGCGACCTGGTGCGCCCATCCAGCCGAGGTAAAAACCCACGAGCTGCCACATCGCGTCCAGCCCAAGGCAGCCGGGCATGACGGGGTCATTCTCGAAATGGCAGCCAAAGAACCACAAATCAGGCCGGATATCGAGTTCGGCACGCATCTCGCCCTTGCCATAGGTTCCCCCGTGGTCGGCGATGTGGGTGATGCGGTCCATCA
This window contains:
- a CDS encoding transposase, which gives rise to MPQIKADRPELNELGSHALQQTLRRLDLAFQSFFRRVKAGQTPGFPRFKAAKRFAGFAYPDPAGWKLMQHGGRGATLRIGSGDTALSVRARGRHRFGVEAKPNDITLTRKGGGWFVSVTLRVPESTCARRRTGDQRRGVDFGINDWATFDDGRTIGNPRWLREELPRLAALQRQRARKKKGSLRFKRLGRRIARLHERIGNRRRDFVHKETTRMVRQCAVLATEQLAPKTMSRSAKGTVDAPGRRVRQKAGLNREILSAGFGMAHPMLAYKAEEAGTRLHLSNTRQLKPSQRCAACWELVPKTLSQRMHVCPCGHTAPRDQNSAMVVLIDAFNTQDTSGTGVAARPKPLPRQRGKSRSLTRETPATTPCV
- the leuA gene encoding 2-isopropylmalate synthase gives rise to the protein MLNHPHTKYRPMPPVGLRDRTWPDQVISKPPIWMSTDLRDGNQALFEPMDAQRKMRMFKMLCAIGIKQIEVAFPSASQTDFDFVRELVEGGHIPDDVTIEVLTQAREDLIRRTFDSVQGAKQAIVHVYNATAPNFRRIVFNVDEAGCTQIAVNAARLIKQLAAERPETRWTFQYSPEVFSGSELPFAAAVCNAVTEVWQPTPEHKIIFNLPATVEMSTPNIYADQIEWMHRHLNRRDSIVLSVHPHNDRGCAVAAAELAVMAGADRVEGCLFGNGERTGNVDLVTLALNLYSQGIHPGLDFSNINAIARTVEDCNQLPIHPRHPYVGDLVFTAFSGSHQDAIKKGLAAQDPKGIWEVPYLPVDPADLGRAYDSVIRVNSQSGKGGIAYLLESAYGLVMPRRLQVEFSGVVQQHTDATGAEVTAQELWAMFNAEYVQAAQPLHYVAHHLNEHGQQQGIRLELEVGGKRLVLRGEGNGPIDAAVQALHLPLVVHSYEERALGLGSGARAVAMVELAMEGMPATTFGVGIDPNIVTASIRAIVSGANRLLARADTTERETLLKGLQAKLKAVA
- the ruvC gene encoding crossover junction endodeoxyribonuclease RuvC, which codes for MRILGIDPGLNTTGYGCIDSGGQRLHYRSSGAIRIPRGTLPQRLKTLFEGVSTVAQQAQADVAVVEIVFVNVNPQSTLLLGQARGAAIAALVSSGMPVVEYTALQLKKSIVGYGRASKAQMQEMVMRLLALPGQPGPDAADALGLAICHAHAQRGLAALRQADAGQNAAAAAPPPTAQPRAGSLTAAQLRGMQVRRGRLIG
- the fabA gene encoding 3-hydroxyacyl-[acyl-carrier-protein] dehydratase FabA; the encoded protein is MKPQSSYTHDELVACGHGKLFGPGNAQLPLDNMLMMDRITHIADHGGTYGKGEMRAELDIRPDLWFFGCHFENDPVMPGCLGLDAMWQLVGFYLGWMGAPGRGRALGVGEVKFTGQVLPTAKLVTYQIDLKRVINHRLVMGIGDGIMRVDGREIYIAKDLRVGLFTSTEGF
- a CDS encoding helix-turn-helix domain-containing protein; protein product: MSKKSPLEQCVIDGLETYFRDLNGTEPHGIHAMVMQTVEKPLLATVMRHAQDNQSLAADWLGINRNTLRKKLKDHKLIK
- the dusB gene encoding tRNA dihydrouridine synthase DusB, producing the protein MRIGPFLVPNRVFAAPMAGVTDLPWRHMARKLGAGHCVSEMVTSRRELWDTLKTSRRMSHAGEPGPVTAQLVGVDPGDMAEAARANVAAGAQIIDINMGCPAKKVCSRWAGSALMQDEAQALRIIEAVVAAAHPLGVPVTLKMRTGWCAIARNAPRIARAAQDAGVAMIVVHGRTRDQGYGGLAEYETVAAIKRALHIPVVANGDIDSAATAHGVLAATGADAVMIGRAALGKPWLLGHIAQALATGAEPPPPPCWQQGLWLLEHLRAHHAFYGDAGVKTARKHVGWAVAELPGGAAFRAHFNQLTQATAQIDAVTAYFDALQDGSATPYPLAA
- the purH gene encoding bifunctional phosphoribosylaminoimidazolecarboxamide formyltransferase/IMP cyclohydrolase, whose amino-acid sequence is MRMYALISVSDKTGVLDLARRLHAKGVALLSTGGTAKLLAEAGLPVTEVATHTGFAEMLDGRVKTLHPKVHGGLLARRDVPAHMQAIAEHGIPAIDWLVVNLYPFEATVAKPGCTLEDAIENIDIGGPAMVRSAAKNWQGVTVLTDAAQYEHALAEFEAHEAVSQATRFALAVAAFNRIAQYDAAISNYLSALQPGGTLAAYPAQLNSSFVKLQDLRYGENPHQTAAFYRDLDPAPGSLPTAHQLQGKELSYNNIGDADAAWECVKSFAACACVIVKHANPCGVALAETPEAAYRKAFATDPTSAFGGIIAFNRAVDEATARAVSGQFVEVLIAPAYTPEALAALAAKANVRVLTIELSGVDPRGATPWARGQNARDVKRVNSGLLVQTADNAVITAADLKVVTRRAPSAAEIADLLFAWTVAKFTKSNAIVFARDGQTLGVGAGQMSRVDSTRIATIKAANAGLDVAGSAVASDAFFPFRDGVDVLAAAGAKAVIQPGGSMRDAEVIAAADEHGLAMVVTGVRHFRH
- a CDS encoding Fic family protein produces the protein MPKEDLLTAIVAYVAQRQGGSSAGVSAGAIESHLGRPRATVNRALANLAKTGRLERHGAGRAIVYRIPEAAGAVYPEMTAAGERPLSTPEQPQQALPWSPQARALVAQLSEPVGTRKPVTYQRSFVDNYKPNASSFLPALLANELYEAGRSKDQLPAGTYARKVLEQLLIDLSWFSSRLEGNRKSLLDTRHLFEKGRSEADDRDATMLLNHKETIEFLVDAVPTEGITVPVVRNIQSLLMRDLLADPADLGAIRKKIVNIQDTVYVPSQVPNLLEEMLGHIVDKARQIRNPVEASFYLWVNIAYLQPFVDGNKRTSRLAANMPYILANCAPLSFLDVGQQDYALAMLGVYERLDVTLAVELFEWTYRRSIEKYQVVVESMGGPDPMRLRYREQLGEAIRKIVYFGARLDQAVTSLSIPDADSAVFNAMLKAELQHLEPYNCARYRLPMGKTQEWIDLGRPS
- a CDS encoding helix-turn-helix domain-containing protein; this translates as MQRRKVTLKLYPNAAQAARLEAWTRLHCELYNAALEERIDAWRKAGKSISYYA